From a single Deinococcus humi genomic region:
- a CDS encoding ABC transporter ATP-binding protein, whose amino-acid sequence MTTAPTQHSTTAPDRTFALTKRLFAYRPALFVFNLFMWSMVHVSPALLALAVSHVFGQLDGAEVLRKSGGDLGPSIAAAWIAVGWFALVRASRFGVFYGAFRAFIEIWYTLDALLRRNLLGYLLTARGSRRLHDTPAEAVSRFRDDVEDVAGYVEVWIDSAGFVLYSLVAIVLMARVDPTITLLVCAPLLLMVVFVQKLSPTIRAYRRRMREATARVTDFIGETFGAVSAVKLAARESGMVTHLGRLGETRRHAALRDVLLTELIRGVNTNMVNLAVGLVLLLGANKIRGGALEVADFVLFIGLLPRLTGSMGFFGDAIARHRRTGVSYDRMTRLLQDAPDTRIVEHHSAYLHSEPPAPPAAPPQLPLEELRVSGLTATHDSGLGVRDASFTVRQGEFVVVTGRIGSGKSTLLRALLGLIPAQSGTVAWNGQTIEDPASFLVPPRSAYTAQIPSLFSDSLRENVLSGSDEARLGRAVRLAVLEPDLAQLPQGLDTPVGARGVKLSGGQMQRTAVARMLARDADLLVFDDVSSALDARTEAQLWDGLFSETDATCLVVSHRRAALSRADRILLMQDGRIVEEGSLEELLDRSAEMRALWAEVQG is encoded by the coding sequence ATGACCACCGCCCCAACCCAGCACTCCACCACCGCGCCAGACCGTACCTTTGCCCTGACCAAACGGCTGTTCGCCTACCGGCCAGCCCTCTTCGTCTTCAACCTGTTCATGTGGAGCATGGTACATGTGTCGCCCGCGCTGCTGGCGCTGGCCGTCAGCCATGTGTTTGGGCAACTGGACGGCGCCGAGGTGCTGCGCAAGAGCGGGGGCGACCTGGGGCCGTCCATCGCGGCGGCCTGGATCGCTGTCGGGTGGTTTGCCCTGGTGCGGGCCAGCCGTTTCGGCGTTTTCTACGGGGCGTTTCGGGCCTTTATCGAAATCTGGTACACCCTGGACGCGCTGCTGCGCCGCAATCTGCTTGGTTACCTCCTGACCGCCCGGGGTTCGCGCCGCCTGCACGACACCCCTGCCGAGGCTGTCAGCCGCTTCCGCGACGACGTAGAGGACGTGGCCGGGTACGTGGAGGTCTGGATCGACAGCGCGGGCTTCGTGCTGTACTCGCTGGTGGCCATTGTGCTGATGGCGCGCGTGGATCCCACCATCACCCTGCTGGTCTGTGCGCCGCTGCTGCTGATGGTGGTCTTCGTTCAGAAGCTCTCGCCCACCATCCGTGCCTACCGCCGCCGCATGCGCGAGGCCACCGCCCGCGTCACTGACTTCATTGGTGAAACCTTTGGGGCCGTGAGCGCCGTGAAGCTGGCCGCCCGCGAAAGTGGCATGGTGACGCACCTGGGCAGGCTGGGCGAGACCCGCCGCCACGCCGCCCTGCGCGACGTGCTCCTGACCGAGCTGATCCGGGGCGTCAACACCAACATGGTCAATCTGGCCGTGGGGCTGGTGCTGCTGCTGGGCGCAAACAAGATTCGCGGCGGCGCACTTGAGGTGGCCGACTTCGTGCTGTTTATCGGCTTGCTGCCGCGCCTGACCGGGAGCATGGGCTTCTTCGGCGACGCGATTGCCCGTCACCGCCGCACCGGGGTCAGTTACGACCGCATGACCCGGCTGCTGCAGGACGCGCCTGACACGCGCATCGTGGAACATCACTCGGCCTACCTGCACAGCGAGCCGCCTGCACCGCCCGCCGCGCCGCCGCAGTTGCCGCTGGAAGAATTGCGGGTCTCTGGCCTGACTGCCACCCATGACAGCGGCCTGGGTGTGCGTGACGCCAGCTTTACCGTCAGACAGGGGGAGTTCGTGGTTGTCACCGGGCGCATCGGCAGTGGCAAGAGCACGCTGCTGCGGGCGCTGCTGGGCCTGATTCCGGCGCAGAGCGGCACGGTGGCGTGGAACGGACAGACGATTGAGGATCCCGCTTCCTTCCTGGTTCCGCCCAGGAGTGCCTACACCGCGCAGATCCCCAGCCTGTTCAGCGACAGCCTGCGCGAGAACGTGCTGAGCGGCAGCGACGAAGCGAGGCTGGGCCGTGCGGTACGGTTGGCCGTACTGGAACCGGACCTGGCGCAGCTTCCACAGGGGCTGGACACCCCGGTGGGCGCACGCGGCGTCAAGCTCTCCGGCGGGCAGATGCAGCGCACGGCGGTGGCCCGCATGCTGGCCAGGGACGCGGATCTGCTGGTCTTCGACGATGTCTCGAGCGCCCTGGACGCCCGCACCGAGGCGCAACTGTGGGACGGTTTGTTCAGTGAAACGGACGCCACCTGTCTGGTGGTCAGCCACCGCCGCGCCGCTCTGAGCCGCGCCGACCGGATTCTGCTGATGCAGGATGGGCGAATCGTGGAAGAGGGGAGCCTCGAGGAGCTGCTGGACCGCAGTGCGGAGATGCGGGCGCTCTGGGCCGAGGTTCAGGGTTAG
- a CDS encoding peptidylprolyl isomerase, which translates to MTNAVKTTALILSALLALTACQKKADDAAAGPDETTTAATEQPAETTPATPATTTPGEVPSGYTLVPPLTKEPVREFTKEPAMALQDGKDYYALIDTNRGQILADLYEQETPVTVNNFVTLARDRYFDGIRFHRVIDGFMAQTGDPLSVDQDKKAQWGTGGPGYSFADEFRTKLTFNSEGVLAMANSGPATNGSQFFITFAPTDFLNGKHTIFGKVVQGDDVLPKLTRTMDQSNAEIAGAQADEILSVRILTKS; encoded by the coding sequence ATGACGAACGCTGTGAAGACCACCGCCCTGATCCTGAGCGCTCTGCTGGCGCTGACCGCCTGCCAGAAGAAGGCGGACGACGCCGCGGCGGGTCCGGATGAAACCACCACCGCTGCTACCGAGCAACCAGCCGAAACGACGCCGGCCACCCCTGCCACCACCACGCCGGGCGAGGTGCCCAGCGGCTACACCCTGGTCCCCCCTCTGACCAAGGAGCCGGTGCGCGAGTTCACGAAGGAACCCGCCATGGCTCTGCAGGACGGGAAGGACTACTACGCGCTCATCGACACCAACCGCGGCCAGATTCTGGCGGACCTGTACGAACAGGAAACGCCCGTCACGGTCAACAATTTCGTGACGCTGGCCCGGGACCGTTACTTTGACGGCATCCGCTTCCACCGCGTGATCGACGGGTTCATGGCCCAAACTGGCGATCCCCTGAGTGTGGATCAGGACAAGAAGGCGCAGTGGGGCACCGGCGGCCCTGGCTACAGCTTCGCCGACGAGTTCCGCACCAAGCTGACCTTCAACTCGGAAGGCGTCCTAGCGATGGCGAACAGCGGCCCAGCCACCAACGGCAGCCAGTTTTTCATCACCTTCGCCCCCACCGATTTCCTGAACGGCAAGCACACCATTTTCGGCAAGGTGGTGCAGGGCGACGACGTCTTGCCCAAGCTGACGCGCACCATGGACCAGAGCAACGCCGAGATCGCAGGAGCCCAGGCCGACGAGATCCTGTCGGTGCGGATCCTGACCAAGAGCTAG
- a CDS encoding DUF1684 domain-containing protein — translation MVTSPYEQAVLDFRRRKDEHFAAGNGPVDAATFHGLRYYPPDPAWTFSVPLTFTLPGPDAEFTLETNTGQPRTMALYGTVTLPLPGAGPSQSNHILSVFAPLGEETPARVFIPFRDATSGQETYGAGRYLDAPLARSEDGDALVSVDFNLAYQPYCAYGDGWTCPLPPRENVLPVAVRAGERLPEA, via the coding sequence CTGGTGACCTCGCCGTACGAGCAGGCGGTGCTGGACTTCCGCCGCCGCAAGGATGAGCATTTCGCGGCCGGCAACGGTCCGGTGGACGCGGCCACCTTTCACGGCCTGCGCTACTACCCGCCGGACCCGGCGTGGACCTTCAGTGTCCCGCTGACCTTCACCCTGCCTGGCCCGGACGCCGAATTCACGCTGGAGACCAACACTGGTCAGCCGCGCACCATGGCGCTGTACGGCACAGTCACGCTGCCCCTGCCCGGCGCCGGGCCCTCCCAGAGCAACCACATCCTGAGTGTCTTCGCGCCGCTGGGCGAGGAGACGCCTGCGCGGGTGTTCATTCCTTTCCGGGACGCCACCAGCGGGCAGGAAACCTACGGTGCGGGCCGCTATCTGGATGCGCCCCTGGCCCGCAGCGAGGACGGCGACGCTCTGGTGTCGGTGGACTTTAATCTGGCCTACCAGCCGTACTGCGCCTACGGTGATGGATGGACCTGCCCGCTGCCGCCGCGTGAGAACGTGTTGCCGGTGGCGGTCCGGGCTGGGGAACGGCTGCCCGAGGCCTGA
- a CDS encoding RNA-binding S4 domain-containing protein has translation MTGRRDAGQDAQQDTIDLQDFLKISGVVETGGEAKFRVQGGEVRLNGEIETRRRKKLRRGDIVEYAGEKLTVDW, from the coding sequence ATGACAGGCAGGCGAGATGCGGGACAGGACGCACAGCAGGACACCATCGATCTTCAGGACTTTCTGAAAATCAGCGGCGTGGTGGAAACCGGGGGCGAGGCCAAATTCCGTGTGCAGGGGGGCGAGGTCCGGCTGAACGGCGAGATCGAGACCCGCCGGCGCAAGAAACTGCGGCGCGGCGACATCGTGGAGTACGCCGGCGAAAAGCTGACGGTGGACTGGTGA
- a CDS encoding rhodanese-related sulfurtransferase, producing MSLTLPSPTRFTVLALYQFRSVPDPAALRAQLLELGQTFGLCGTLIVAPEGINGTVAGTRAAIDGLSAFLQRAGFDRLEAKESHSTEQPFKRFKVRLKAEIVTLGLQVEPTSQAGQYVEASDWNALIAAPDVVVVDTRNRYEISAGTFEGALNPEIDSFREFPEWLDAHVDELAGKRVAMFCTGGIRCEKSTSLLRERGFTDVLHLRGGILKYLEDVPEEDSRWHGECFVFDGRVTVGHGLREGDAEMCHSCGWPLGPDERAHPAYEEGVSCPNCVVATTQAQKAAFRDRQRMYDERQP from the coding sequence ATGAGCCTCACCCTGCCCTCCCCCACCCGGTTCACCGTGCTGGCCCTGTATCAGTTCCGCAGCGTTCCGGACCCCGCCGCCCTGCGCGCCCAATTGCTGGAGCTGGGACAGACTTTCGGCCTGTGCGGCACGCTGATCGTCGCCCCGGAAGGCATCAACGGTACGGTGGCCGGGACGCGAGCGGCCATCGACGGGTTAAGCGCTTTTCTGCAAAGGGCCGGTTTTGACCGCCTGGAGGCCAAGGAATCGCACAGTACGGAACAGCCCTTCAAGCGCTTCAAGGTACGCCTCAAGGCTGAGATCGTGACCCTGGGGCTCCAGGTCGAACCCACCTCTCAGGCCGGGCAGTACGTGGAGGCCAGCGACTGGAACGCCCTGATTGCTGCCCCGGACGTGGTGGTGGTGGACACCCGCAACCGCTACGAGATCAGTGCCGGCACCTTTGAGGGCGCGCTCAATCCTGAAATTGACAGCTTCCGCGAGTTTCCCGAGTGGCTGGACGCCCATGTGGACGAACTGGCGGGTAAACGCGTCGCCATGTTCTGTACCGGGGGCATCCGCTGCGAGAAAAGCACCAGCCTGCTGCGTGAGCGTGGCTTCACGGACGTGCTGCACCTGCGCGGCGGCATCCTGAAGTATCTGGAAGATGTGCCCGAGGAGGACAGTCGCTGGCATGGCGAATGCTTCGTCTTCGATGGCCGCGTGACCGTGGGCCACGGCCTGCGTGAGGGCGACGCGGAAATGTGCCACTCCTGCGGCTGGCCGCTGGGCCCAGACGAACGGGCCCACCCGGCCTACGAGGAGGGCGTAAGTTGCCCGAACTGCGTGGTCGCGACGACACAGGCCCAGAAGGCGGCGTTCCGGGACAGGCAGCGGATGTATGACGAGCGCCAGCCGTGA
- a CDS encoding BamA/OMP85 family outer membrane protein has protein sequence MRHPLTLAVTVVLAVPAVAQAQTAGTVQDITVAGTSDLLANFLKATLSVQPGAPLSSVNLRAIEQEVVATGYFKSAVAELSTVAGKDTLKVTVVPNPTITAVEASGLTFLDPEAFKKSISELLNIAPGATLNTERIDQAKEALAQNYQAEGYPFAPSISTQTKAGADGNVTVTFVVDETAPVKRVEVSGVTLLPATTITNIFKPLYDAKKFTPDLYYGAVQQLQMAFDDAGYLQAGVDVRNSTLVDGVLKVAVIEGKVADVDLSNLDNPQATLQTTVGKPVTLSSLQADVRTLANQTGKPVGFALQANPENPAEVTVLFGASDVATGPVKTIAITGNTLVPAATLQAAIKTKAGDIYSPQLAQDDFLALRDVYRKAGYEISTRDAVTFNDGALTFNIREVKLVGYELAWQGEHRTKDRVILRELPEPGSAFNRETLSAALGRISRLGFVSVTTESVRSDPQNPENVTYVLGITEKSKGIPVSLGLTYDSFAGGFSGDAAYTNPNTFGLGHAFTVGIGAQQNDAGQNFSGNVNYTIPWLDLNFLDFQKNRTSVSFGVGSTVSGNNAVFTRPNETPETTGSPPNTDTGYDYTVRSTGFSVNTGRNLTKYLYANVGVGVSYKTYYLEALKEGDKTTAEIPGTNGQPSKTYSFDATKAQSLLPEAGVTTRISGSLNYDSTTNPEFPDSGFRANLDAGYNFGRQGQTALRWSDVEAGASTYYGFGRTIEKDLGLQTKQQVFAVRANGGAILNQASAPGGTGFAVGGGSTPQASRQIRGLSDASLFGINYFTTSAEYRFDFGLKAGIAQGLYGVAFADAGSAWGTKENPNFNLKYGVGAGVQLNLGIGGALLPSLRFDYGYSPQDAGGKFYFRIGNFF, from the coding sequence ATGCGACACCCCCTTACGCTCGCCGTGACCGTCGTTCTGGCTGTGCCCGCCGTGGCCCAGGCCCAGACCGCTGGCACCGTTCAAGACATCACCGTGGCCGGAACCAGCGATCTGCTGGCGAATTTCCTCAAGGCCACCCTCAGCGTCCAGCCGGGCGCGCCCCTGTCCAGTGTCAATCTGCGCGCCATCGAGCAGGAAGTGGTGGCCACCGGGTACTTCAAGAGCGCCGTGGCCGAACTGAGCACCGTGGCTGGCAAGGACACCCTGAAGGTCACCGTGGTTCCCAACCCCACCATCACGGCGGTGGAAGCCAGCGGCCTGACCTTCCTCGACCCCGAGGCCTTCAAGAAGTCGATCAGCGAGCTGCTGAACATCGCCCCCGGCGCCACACTGAACACCGAGCGCATCGATCAGGCCAAAGAAGCCCTGGCCCAGAACTACCAGGCCGAGGGCTATCCCTTCGCGCCCAGCATCAGCACCCAGACCAAAGCGGGCGCGGACGGCAATGTCACCGTGACCTTCGTTGTGGATGAAACGGCCCCGGTCAAGCGCGTGGAGGTCAGCGGCGTAACCCTGCTGCCCGCCACCACCATCACCAACATCTTCAAGCCGCTGTACGACGCCAAGAAGTTCACGCCGGACCTGTACTACGGCGCGGTGCAGCAGTTGCAGATGGCTTTTGACGACGCCGGATATCTGCAAGCTGGGGTGGACGTGCGCAACAGCACCCTGGTGGACGGCGTGCTGAAGGTGGCCGTGATCGAGGGCAAGGTTGCCGACGTCGACCTGAGCAACCTGGACAACCCCCAGGCCACGTTGCAGACCACCGTCGGGAAACCCGTGACACTGTCCAGCCTGCAGGCCGACGTGCGGACCCTGGCCAACCAGACCGGCAAACCTGTGGGCTTCGCGCTGCAGGCCAACCCCGAGAACCCCGCCGAGGTCACTGTGCTGTTCGGCGCGTCGGACGTGGCCACTGGCCCGGTCAAGACCATCGCCATCACAGGCAACACCCTGGTGCCCGCCGCCACGCTCCAGGCCGCCATCAAGACCAAGGCGGGCGACATCTACAGCCCGCAACTGGCGCAGGACGACTTCCTGGCGCTGCGCGACGTCTACCGCAAGGCAGGGTACGAGATCAGCACCCGCGACGCCGTGACCTTCAACGACGGCGCACTGACCTTCAACATCCGCGAGGTCAAACTGGTGGGTTACGAACTGGCGTGGCAGGGCGAGCACCGCACCAAGGACCGCGTCATTCTGCGCGAATTGCCCGAGCCCGGCAGCGCCTTTAACCGCGAGACCCTCAGCGCCGCGCTGGGCCGCATCAGCCGCCTGGGCTTTGTGAGCGTGACCACCGAATCGGTCCGCAGCGACCCACAGAACCCCGAGAACGTGACCTACGTGCTGGGCATCACCGAGAAGTCCAAGGGCATTCCCGTCAGCCTGGGCCTCACCTACGACAGCTTTGCAGGCGGCTTCAGCGGAGACGCGGCGTATACCAACCCCAACACCTTCGGTCTGGGCCACGCTTTCACGGTGGGCATCGGGGCACAGCAGAACGACGCCGGGCAGAACTTCAGCGGCAACGTCAACTACACCATCCCCTGGCTGGACCTGAATTTCCTGGACTTCCAGAAAAACCGCACCAGCGTGTCCTTCGGCGTGGGCAGCACCGTGAGCGGCAACAACGCGGTGTTTACCCGTCCCAACGAGACGCCTGAGACCACCGGCTCTCCGCCCAACACCGACACCGGCTACGACTACACCGTGCGCAGCACTGGCTTCAGCGTCAACACCGGGCGCAACCTGACCAAGTATCTGTACGCCAACGTGGGGGTGGGGGTCAGTTACAAGACCTATTACCTGGAAGCCCTGAAAGAGGGGGACAAGACCACCGCCGAGATCCCCGGCACGAACGGTCAGCCCAGCAAGACCTACTCGTTCGACGCCACGAAAGCCCAGAGCCTGCTGCCCGAGGCGGGCGTGACCACCCGGATCAGCGGCAGTCTGAACTACGACAGCACCACCAACCCCGAGTTCCCCGACAGCGGCTTCCGGGCCAATCTGGACGCGGGGTACAACTTCGGGCGACAGGGCCAGACGGCGCTGCGCTGGAGCGATGTCGAAGCGGGCGCCAGCACCTATTACGGCTTCGGGCGCACCATCGAGAAGGACCTGGGGCTGCAGACCAAGCAGCAGGTCTTCGCCGTGCGGGCCAACGGGGGCGCCATCCTGAACCAGGCCAGCGCGCCGGGCGGCACTGGTTTCGCTGTCGGCGGGGGCAGCACGCCCCAGGCCTCACGGCAGATTCGCGGCCTGTCCGACGCCTCACTGTTCGGCATCAACTACTTCACCACCAGCGCCGAATACCGCTTCGACTTTGGGCTCAAGGCGGGCATCGCGCAGGGTCTGTACGGCGTGGCTTTCGCAGACGCCGGCAGTGCGTGGGGCACCAAGGAAAATCCCAACTTCAACCTGAAGTACGGTGTCGGAGCGGGCGTACAGCTCAACCTGGGCATCGGGGGTGCGCTGCTGCCCAGCCTGCGCTTCGATTACGGCTACAGCCCCCAAGATGCGGGCGGCAAGTTCTACTTCCGCATCGGCAACTTCTTCTGA
- the ilvA gene encoding threonine ammonia-lyase, biosynthetic: MIQTQKFEPGQMDAMDVLRLALTGKVYGAAIETPISEAPRLSVRTGNRVLFKREDLQPIFSFKLRGAYNKMAQLSPEQRQKGVITASAGNHAQGVAYAAQELRMRAVIVMPATTPEIKIGGCRARGAEVVLHGDSFSDAEAHAYTLQKELGLTFVHPFDDPQVLAGQGTVALELLRQIGTEDSYTVFVPVGGGGLIAGVASVLKALRPDVRVVGVEPDDSDAMYQSLQRGTRVRLDAVGIFVDGVAVKQVGSYTFDLTRRYVDDWVRVNTDQVCAAIKDVFDDTRAVMEPAGALAVAGLKQYAEQHGLQGETLVALTCGANVNFDRLRHVSERAEIGEQREAILAVTIPERPGAFREFIEVIGARPVTEFNYRYAPRADAQIFVGVQLASAGQRGELVDTLTARGYAVTDLTGDELAKVHVRHMVGGRAPEAEGERVYSFTFPERPGALLEFLTHLHGRWNISLFHYRNHGSAHGRVLAGIQVPDGDEEDFAAFLHGLGYPADDMTQNPAYRLFLT, encoded by the coding sequence ATGATCCAGACCCAGAAATTCGAGCCCGGACAGATGGACGCGATGGACGTGTTGCGCCTGGCGCTCACCGGCAAGGTTTACGGCGCGGCCATTGAAACGCCGATCAGCGAGGCCCCCCGCCTGAGCGTCCGCACCGGCAACCGCGTGCTGTTCAAGCGTGAGGACCTGCAGCCGATCTTCTCGTTCAAGCTGCGCGGAGCATACAACAAGATGGCGCAGCTGTCGCCGGAGCAGCGGCAAAAGGGCGTCATTACAGCCTCGGCGGGCAACCACGCCCAGGGAGTGGCCTACGCTGCTCAGGAGCTGAGGATGCGCGCCGTGATCGTCATGCCCGCCACCACACCTGAGATCAAGATCGGTGGCTGCCGCGCCCGTGGCGCCGAGGTGGTGCTGCACGGCGACAGTTTCAGCGACGCGGAAGCGCATGCCTACACCCTGCAAAAGGAGCTGGGGCTGACCTTCGTGCATCCCTTCGACGATCCACAGGTGCTGGCCGGACAGGGCACCGTGGCGCTGGAACTGCTGCGCCAGATTGGGACGGAGGACAGTTACACCGTGTTTGTCCCGGTGGGTGGCGGCGGATTGATCGCGGGCGTGGCCAGCGTCCTGAAGGCGCTGCGCCCCGACGTGCGGGTGGTGGGCGTGGAGCCAGACGACAGCGACGCCATGTACCAGAGTTTGCAGCGGGGAACGCGGGTGCGCCTGGACGCGGTGGGCATCTTCGTGGATGGCGTGGCGGTCAAACAGGTGGGGTCCTACACCTTTGACCTGACGCGGCGGTACGTGGACGACTGGGTGCGCGTGAACACCGATCAGGTCTGCGCGGCCATCAAGGACGTGTTCGACGACACCCGCGCCGTGATGGAACCTGCCGGGGCGCTGGCGGTGGCGGGCCTCAAGCAGTACGCCGAGCAGCATGGCCTGCAGGGCGAAACCCTGGTAGCGCTGACCTGCGGCGCGAACGTCAACTTCGACCGGCTGCGCCACGTGTCCGAGCGGGCCGAGATCGGCGAACAGCGGGAGGCGATTCTGGCCGTGACCATTCCCGAACGCCCGGGAGCTTTCCGTGAATTCATCGAGGTGATCGGCGCGCGGCCTGTGACCGAATTCAACTATCGCTATGCTCCCCGCGCCGACGCGCAGATTTTCGTGGGCGTGCAACTGGCCTCCGCCGGGCAGCGCGGCGAACTGGTCGACACCCTGACCGCGCGGGGCTACGCCGTGACCGATCTGACCGGCGACGAGCTGGCAAAGGTGCATGTGCGCCACATGGTGGGGGGCCGCGCCCCGGAGGCTGAGGGCGAGCGCGTGTACTCCTTTACCTTCCCTGAACGCCCCGGCGCGCTGCTGGAATTCCTGACGCACCTGCATGGGCGCTGGAACATCAGCCTGTTCCACTACCGCAACCACGGCAGCGCCCACGGGCGCGTGCTGGCTGGCATTCAGGTGCCGGACGGGGATGAGGAGGACTTCGCGGCCTTCCTCCACGGCCTGGGTTACCCAGCCGACGACATGACCCAGAATCCGGCGTACCGGCTGTTTCTGACCTGA
- a CDS encoding ABC transporter ATP-binding protein, producing MPVPVPPQESSAPSRPSSTLGVLRVYLGPLKWQVAGLAALLLTGTGLNLLLPQLLRAFVDSAKLGAGADVGLMARLAGLYILLAIGVQLMTAGATYVGARVGWTATNRLRVDLMAHLLSLDMREHKERTPGEMIERIDGDVTALSNFFSQFAVRVFGAALLLVGALFMFFREDWRVGAGVTLFTTVTLIAMNRVRKLGVEPTRLERESSARLFGFVEERLAGLEDIRSLGAGGHHLNSFLRTQRTFFTRSVNSWRRRSIVWQLSMALFAVGYVGVLSVAVGLYATGAITLGTAFLLYNYMSLVEEPIDQLTQQLQELQKAGASLVRVGEILALRSAIHGGTLELPEDGALSLAFEDVSFSYSPDEPEVRGVLHGVSFHLPAGQTMGLLGRTGSGKTTLTRLVSRLYDATSGSVRLGGVNVQDVDLHGLRRRVAVVTQDVQLFQASVRDNLSFFDPEITDEEVEAALNEVGLGTWLARLKDGVHTPLPTGSLSAGEAQLLAFARVMLRDPAVIILDEPSSRLDPATEALLTAAMTRLLDGRTAIIIAHRLDTVARADRILVLGDGEVLEDGPRAVLARNSGSHYAELLRAGTLEEEGEGVLA from the coding sequence ATGCCTGTGCCCGTGCCCCCCCAAGAATCTTCCGCGCCGTCCAGACCGTCCTCGACGCTGGGCGTGCTGCGCGTGTACCTGGGGCCGCTCAAGTGGCAGGTGGCCGGGCTGGCCGCGCTGCTGCTGACGGGCACCGGTCTCAACCTGTTGTTGCCACAACTGCTCAGGGCTTTCGTGGACAGTGCCAAGCTGGGCGCGGGGGCCGACGTGGGGCTGATGGCGCGGCTGGCCGGCCTCTATATCCTGCTGGCGATTGGCGTGCAGCTGATGACGGCGGGGGCCACCTACGTCGGGGCGCGGGTGGGCTGGACCGCCACCAACCGACTGCGCGTGGACCTGATGGCACACCTGCTGTCACTGGACATGCGCGAACACAAGGAACGCACGCCCGGCGAGATGATTGAGCGCATTGACGGCGACGTGACGGCCCTGAGCAACTTCTTCTCGCAGTTTGCGGTGCGGGTCTTCGGCGCGGCGCTGCTGCTCGTGGGCGCGCTGTTCATGTTCTTCCGGGAGGACTGGCGCGTGGGCGCGGGCGTGACCCTGTTCACCACCGTCACCCTGATCGCCATGAACCGTGTCCGCAAGCTGGGCGTGGAGCCCACCCGTCTGGAGCGCGAGTCCAGCGCCAGGCTGTTCGGCTTCGTGGAGGAACGGCTGGCCGGGCTGGAGGACATCCGCAGCCTGGGCGCCGGCGGCCACCACCTGAACAGTTTTCTGCGGACCCAGCGGACCTTCTTCACCCGCAGCGTCAACTCCTGGCGGCGGCGCAGCATCGTGTGGCAGCTGAGCATGGCGCTGTTCGCCGTCGGCTACGTGGGCGTGCTCTCGGTGGCCGTGGGCCTGTACGCGACGGGCGCGATTACGCTGGGCACGGCTTTTTTGCTCTACAACTACATGAGTCTGGTGGAAGAACCGATTGACCAGCTCACGCAGCAGTTGCAGGAGTTGCAGAAGGCTGGGGCCAGCCTGGTCCGCGTGGGCGAGATTCTGGCCCTGCGAAGCGCGATTCACGGCGGGACGCTGGAACTGCCCGAGGACGGCGCGCTGAGCCTGGCGTTCGAGGACGTGTCGTTCAGCTATTCCCCTGACGAGCCGGAAGTGCGTGGCGTGTTGCACGGCGTTTCCTTCCACCTGCCTGCCGGGCAGACCATGGGCCTGCTGGGCCGTACCGGCAGTGGCAAAACCACGCTGACCCGTCTGGTCTCGCGCCTGTACGATGCCACGTCTGGCAGCGTCCGGCTGGGCGGCGTGAACGTGCAGGATGTCGATCTGCACGGGCTGCGGCGGCGTGTGGCGGTGGTCACGCAGGACGTGCAGCTGTTCCAGGCCAGCGTGCGCGACAATCTCTCGTTCTTTGATCCGGAGATCACCGACGAGGAGGTGGAGGCCGCGCTGAACGAGGTGGGGCTGGGGACGTGGCTGGCCCGCTTGAAGGACGGCGTGCACACGCCCCTGCCCACCGGCAGCCTGTCGGCGGGGGAAGCGCAACTACTGGCCTTTGCCCGCGTGATGCTGCGCGATCCCGCCGTGATCATTCTGGACGAGCCGAGCAGCCGCCTGGACCCTGCCACCGAGGCGCTGCTGACCGCCGCCATGACCCGCTTGCTGGATGGGCGCACCGCCATCATCATCGCGCATCGCCTGGACACCGTGGCCCGCGCGGACCGCATCCTGGTGCTGGGCGATGGCGAGGTCCTGGAAGACGGCCCCCGCGCCGTGCTGGCCCGCAATTCTGGCAGCCACTACGCCGAACTGCTGCGGGCGGGAACGCTGGAAGAAGAGGGCGAGGGGGTGCTGGCATGA